From candidate division KSB1 bacterium, a single genomic window includes:
- the hslU gene encoding ATP-dependent protease ATPase subunit HslU, translated as MSNLKELTPKQIVEALDKYIIGQDNAKKSVAIALRNRWRRQQVPEELRDEIYPNNIILIGPTGVGKTEIARRLARLANAPFIKIEATKFTEVGYVGRDVESMIRDLTDLAVSMVKSEKTDEVQVRAEKHAKERILDLLISPPPKKRKRVGIDNNSDPEIDDSEERYKRNRAKFEAKLDKGELEDRTVELDVQSDQFPSMQIISPMGVEEMGVNLQDLFGGMMPKKTKRRKMKVKEARNHLIQEEAQKLIDMEQVVQEAIERVQNSGIVFLDEIDKIAGEDSKAGPDVSRQGVQRDLLPVVEGTSVFTKYGMVKTDHVLFIASGAFHVAKPSDLIPELQGRFPIRVELNSLTAADFVRILTEPENALIKQYIALLKTEGVDLKFTKDSIQEIANIASQVNERTENIGARRLHTILTALLEDHLFNVPDVKIKKVEITKKLVRDTLNDIVEDEDLSRYIL; from the coding sequence ATGTCAAACCTTAAAGAGTTGACGCCAAAACAAATTGTAGAAGCGTTAGATAAATATATTATTGGCCAGGATAATGCTAAAAAATCAGTTGCTATTGCACTTAGAAACCGCTGGCGTCGTCAGCAGGTTCCCGAAGAACTTCGCGATGAAATTTACCCAAACAACATTATTCTAATCGGTCCCACCGGGGTTGGAAAAACCGAAATCGCGCGGAGATTAGCCCGCCTTGCTAATGCCCCCTTCATAAAAATTGAGGCCACAAAATTCACTGAAGTTGGCTATGTCGGCCGCGATGTTGAGTCTATGATTCGCGATTTGACCGATCTGGCTGTTTCAATGGTCAAATCTGAAAAGACGGACGAAGTGCAGGTAAGGGCCGAAAAACATGCAAAAGAGCGAATATTAGATTTGCTGATTTCTCCTCCCCCGAAAAAAAGAAAACGCGTCGGAATCGATAACAATTCAGATCCGGAGATTGATGATTCCGAGGAGCGTTACAAAAGGAACCGCGCCAAATTCGAAGCCAAACTCGACAAAGGAGAATTAGAAGATCGGACCGTCGAGCTGGATGTCCAGAGCGATCAATTTCCCTCAATGCAGATCATCTCGCCAATGGGCGTGGAAGAAATGGGCGTAAATCTGCAGGATCTCTTTGGCGGAATGATGCCCAAAAAAACCAAACGCCGGAAGATGAAAGTAAAGGAGGCCAGGAATCATCTCATTCAAGAGGAAGCCCAAAAACTTATTGATATGGAACAGGTGGTTCAAGAGGCTATCGAACGCGTTCAAAACTCCGGCATCGTATTTCTTGATGAAATTGACAAAATTGCCGGTGAAGACAGCAAAGCAGGTCCGGATGTTTCGCGGCAGGGGGTTCAAAGAGACCTACTTCCGGTTGTGGAAGGGACAAGTGTGTTCACAAAATACGGCATGGTGAAAACCGATCATGTTTTATTTATTGCCTCTGGGGCTTTTCATGTTGCAAAACCTTCTGATCTCATTCCGGAGCTGCAAGGCCGCTTCCCAATCCGTGTTGAGTTGAACAGCCTCACCGCAGCCGATTTCGTCAGGATTCTGACCGAGCCTGAAAATGCCTTGATTAAACAGTACATCGCTCTTCTCAAAACAGAAGGTGTGGATCTTAAATTCACAAAAGATTCAATACAGGAAATTGCTAACATCGCAAGCCAGGTTAACGAACGCACGGAGAATATCGGTGCGCGGAGATTGCACACGATTTTAACGGCTCTCCTGGAAGACCATTTATTTAATGTTCCCGATGTGAAAATCAAAAAAGTGGAGATTACCAAGAAACTTGTTCGAGACACATTAAACGATATTGTGGAGGACGAGGATCTGAGCCGGTATATTTTATAG
- a CDS encoding CBS domain-containing protein has translation MNNDGKLEGIISERDILRESAERDKMLRTTKVFQGMTENVIVGVPEDDIEYTIGVMTKNRIRHLPILENEKIAGIISLGDIVNAQLDEREYDNRYLKQYMFWELKLHFIRDRHTILILCKEYLTIIEYFHIMGFILRKFYALEIASIHLFQTDKSKGAKKPGCGKESR, from the coding sequence TTGAATAACGACGGAAAACTCGAAGGCATTATATCCGAACGTGATATTCTTCGAGAGAGCGCTGAGCGAGACAAAATGCTGCGAACAACAAAGGTTTTCCAGGGCATGACTGAAAACGTAATTGTAGGTGTTCCGGAAGACGACATCGAATATACCATAGGGGTCATGACGAAGAACCGAATCAGACACTTGCCAATATTGGAGAATGAAAAAATCGCCGGCATTATTTCACTAGGCGATATCGTAAACGCCCAACTTGACGAGCGAGAATATGACAATCGCTATCTCAAACAGTACATGTTTTGGGAGTTAAAGTTACATTTCATTAGAGACCGCCATACAATTCTGATCCTGTGCAAAGAATACTTGACAATCATCGAATATTTCCATATTATGGGCTTCATTTTGCGTAAGTTCTACGCTCTCGAGATTGCTTCTATCCATTTATTTCAAACGGACAAAAGCAAGGGCGCAAAAAAACCAGGGTGTGGGAAGGAATCCCGTTGA
- the argF gene encoding ornithine carbamoyltransferase yields the protein MIKHFLAISDSSKGEILEIFDLAEDLKSKQKNGEPHKLLEGKTLAMIFAKPSARTRVSFEVGMFQLGGHALYLGPNDIQIGKRESVGDVSQVLSRYVDIIMSRLFDHEDILELGKHATVPVVNGLTDLLHPCQIMADLFTIYEKRGRNDNLKIAYVGDGNNVTNSWINIASKIPMTLSLAIPEGYDPDDEVLKSAMQNGVSEIQIFRSTAEAVQNADVVYTDVWASMGQEAEAEKRKIVFRDFQVNADLLKHAAADCLVMHCLPAHRGDEITDEVIDGPHAIVFDEAENRLHVQKAIMVKLFE from the coding sequence GTGATCAAACACTTTCTCGCGATTTCGGATTCGTCAAAGGGTGAGATATTAGAAATATTTGACTTGGCAGAGGATTTAAAATCCAAACAAAAAAATGGTGAGCCGCACAAACTTTTAGAAGGCAAAACCCTTGCGATGATTTTTGCAAAGCCTTCAGCTCGCACCCGCGTTTCCTTTGAAGTCGGCATGTTCCAGCTTGGTGGGCACGCACTCTATTTGGGACCAAATGATATTCAGATTGGCAAGCGGGAATCAGTTGGAGATGTATCACAGGTGCTCTCACGGTATGTTGACATTATAATGTCCAGACTTTTTGACCATGAGGATATTTTGGAGTTAGGCAAACACGCTACTGTGCCGGTTGTCAACGGATTGACAGATTTACTGCATCCCTGTCAAATCATGGCTGACTTGTTTACAATATACGAAAAAAGAGGGCGAAACGATAACCTGAAAATTGCTTATGTCGGCGATGGTAACAATGTCACCAATTCATGGATAAATATCGCTTCGAAAATTCCGATGACGCTTTCACTTGCGATCCCGGAAGGATACGACCCGGATGATGAGGTTTTAAAATCGGCTATGCAAAACGGTGTCAGCGAGATTCAAATATTCAGGAGCACTGCAGAAGCCGTTCAGAATGCGGATGTCGTTTACACAGATGTATGGGCAAGCATGGGACAAGAAGCCGAAGCCGAAAAGCGAAAAATTGTGTTTCGTGATTTTCAAGTCAACGCAGACTTGCTCAAACACGCGGCAGCAGATTGCCTGGTCATGCATTGTCTGCCGGCCCACCGCGGCGATGAAATTACAGACGAGGTGATTGACGGCCCTCATGCAATTGTGTTTGATGAAGCTGAAAATCGCCTCCATGTTCAAAAAGCAATTATGGTAAAGTTATTTGAATGA
- a CDS encoding glycosyltransferase family 9 protein has product MSAKPKLSRALKTFCLKLLEKAVGKTTVNPSEITPEKIRRILIIRRHDDLKDLMITTPVFRAVKQRFPEAHIGVLARADIAPVLLNNVYLDEVISFENRLSGWSFKKTINLIKKIRSHFDLVIVLNTVTHSFLSDILAYLTGAKYILGSEHLVLEGCKNNFFYNLIAPYSEINKHQTERNLDIVRHIEADTRDFSEEIYLTKEEKKCAVAFLKEQKVSPEEFLLAVHIGSDDGQSRWPVTKFVHIAKFFCMNYDAKIITSWGLKDNDSGREFISGLPFQPIEVNHLDFREFAAVVFFSNLMICNESAFMHLAAGVGIPVVALFGQTDPHQWKPVGKQIIAIHDADGKCSSIREEQVIQVSEKILERYPKASRLNFEDVDISDKILEKYLYTFDT; this is encoded by the coding sequence ATGAGTGCGAAGCCTAAGCTTTCAAGAGCACTCAAAACTTTCTGTCTTAAACTGCTCGAAAAAGCTGTGGGAAAAACCACTGTTAACCCATCTGAAATAACTCCCGAAAAAATTCGCCGTATTCTGATTATTCGGCGACATGATGATTTGAAAGACCTAATGATAACGACTCCGGTCTTTCGCGCGGTGAAGCAGCGCTTTCCCGAGGCGCACATCGGTGTTTTGGCGCGTGCTGATATTGCACCCGTCTTACTCAACAATGTTTATTTAGACGAAGTAATCAGTTTTGAGAACCGGCTCTCCGGGTGGTCTTTTAAAAAAACAATAAATCTTATTAAAAAGATCCGTTCTCATTTTGACCTGGTCATCGTTCTGAATACGGTCACTCATTCTTTTTTAAGTGATATTTTGGCTTATTTAACTGGCGCTAAATATATTTTAGGTTCGGAACACCTTGTTCTTGAGGGTTGTAAAAACAATTTTTTTTACAACTTGATTGCACCTTACTCAGAGATCAACAAGCACCAAACAGAGCGCAACCTCGATATTGTGCGCCACATTGAAGCCGACACGAGAGATTTCTCGGAAGAAATATATTTGACCAAGGAAGAAAAAAAATGTGCGGTAGCGTTTTTAAAAGAGCAAAAAGTCTCACCGGAAGAATTCTTGTTAGCCGTTCATATTGGTTCGGATGATGGTCAAAGTCGATGGCCGGTGACTAAATTTGTACACATCGCCAAATTTTTCTGTATGAATTATGATGCAAAGATTATCACTTCCTGGGGACTAAAAGACAACGATTCAGGGCGGGAATTTATCAGTGGTTTGCCATTTCAACCTATCGAAGTCAATCATCTTGATTTTAGGGAATTTGCCGCCGTTGTTTTTTTCTCTAATCTGATGATATGCAATGAATCGGCATTTATGCATTTGGCTGCCGGCGTTGGAATTCCGGTGGTTGCTTTATTTGGTCAAACCGATCCGCATCAGTGGAAACCTGTTGGCAAACAAATAATTGCAATTCACGACGCCGACGGTAAATGTTCGTCTATTCGTGAAGAGCAGGTTATCCAAGTATCGGAAAAAATATTGGAGCGTTACCCGAAAGCTTCAAGATTGAATTTTGAAGATGTTGATATTTCTGACAAAATTTTGGAAAAATACCTCTATACTTTCGATACTTAA
- a CDS encoding GNAT family N-acetyltransferase — protein sequence MKVKQFHERNKNAWDEFVSASNNGTIFHTRQFINYHPKNRFRDVSLIFEKEQKCIALFPAAIKQEGESQVLISHPGGSMAGPVLMDSISIKDVFGVVEALTEWTNANAISKTILTLPPQIYYSRPSNYLDFALLEAGFTYLKREVSSVIPLDFAEEDTLLIFNPESRRAVRKAEKSGVKICESDDFPAFYTILQKNLGMRHNVQPTHSLNELFKLKNLFPDKIKLFGAFHDDQMIAGIVIFVCNPKVALAFYISHLEDMQQHRAVNALFYEVVRWSIRNYFKFLDFGIFTVNMKPNWGLARFKESFGAQGVFRDTLVRNI from the coding sequence ATCAAGGTTAAACAGTTTCACGAAAGAAATAAAAATGCCTGGGATGAATTTGTCTCTGCATCTAACAACGGCACGATTTTCCATACTCGCCAATTTATAAACTACCATCCTAAAAACCGTTTCCGGGACGTTTCATTAATATTTGAAAAAGAACAAAAATGCATTGCTTTATTTCCTGCCGCGATTAAGCAAGAAGGCGAATCCCAGGTTTTGATTTCGCATCCCGGGGGTTCGATGGCGGGACCGGTTTTGATGGATTCAATTTCTATTAAAGATGTATTTGGCGTGGTCGAAGCGTTAACAGAATGGACAAACGCTAATGCTATTTCTAAAACCATCCTGACTTTACCGCCGCAAATTTACTACTCCCGTCCTAGCAATTACCTGGATTTCGCCTTGCTGGAAGCCGGATTCACTTATCTGAAAAGAGAAGTTTCCAGCGTGATTCCCCTCGATTTTGCAGAAGAGGATACCTTGTTGATTTTTAATCCGGAGTCCAGAAGAGCCGTGCGCAAAGCTGAAAAATCGGGAGTCAAGATTTGTGAAAGCGATGATTTCCCTGCTTTCTACACAATTTTGCAAAAGAATCTTGGCATGCGTCACAACGTCCAGCCGACCCATTCCTTGAATGAATTATTCAAATTGAAAAATTTGTTTCCTGACAAGATAAAATTATTCGGCGCTTTTCACGACGACCAAATGATTGCGGGAATCGTCATTTTTGTCTGCAATCCTAAAGTCGCGCTGGCTTTTTATATCAGTCACCTTGAAGACATGCAGCAGCATCGTGCTGTTAACGCCCTTTTTTACGAAGTCGTGCGCTGGTCTATCCGGAATTATTTTAAATTTTTAGATTTTGGCATTTTTACTGTTAATATGAAACCAAATTGGGGACTCGCGAGGTTTAAAGAGAGCTTCGGAGCTCAAGGCGTTTTTCGGGATACTTTGGTGAGAAATATTTGA